The Pyxidicoccus sp. MSG2 DNA segment CCTGGTAGACGATGCGGTAGAGGCTGCTGATGACCGAGCCCTCGAAGAGCGTCTTGCGGACGGCCCGGCGCGAGGAGTCCGTGGGGTTCACGTACTCCACGGTCTGCTCCACGGGCACCACCGTGCTGATGTTGGCGACGCCCCGGTCCACGACCTGCTCCGCCGCGTTGCGGATCTCCACGGCGACGCTGGCCCCGGCCGGGTTCAGGTCGAACATGCGCCGGTCGCTGGCGTTGAACAGGGTGATGACACCGGTGGACGACGGCAGGATGCCCAGCAGCGGCACGGTGGCCGTGCCGCCGGTGCCGTCGGTCAGCACCAGCCGCACATTGCCTTCGGGGACGATGGCCAGCCCCGTGGGCAGGCCCGACACGATGATGGGCAGCATCGGCGCGCCGCTGAGGTCCGTGGCATGCGCGCCGGTGGCGGACTCCACCGCCAGCACGCCCGAGCACTGAGGGCCCGCGCCGCACGCGGCCTCGTCGAGCACGCCGTAGATGAACTGGCCGGCGGTGAGGATCTCCTCCTCGTTCACGCCCGTCGTTGCCGGGTTGTCGAAGACGCGAGTCACCTGCGGGTGCGTGGCGAGCAGGCGCACCGGGGCGCCGTCGAAGCCGGCCGACAGGTCCCTCGTGACGCTCGCGAGCCCGCCCGCCGCCGCCTCGGTGAGCAGCAGCGTGCGCCCGGGGAGCGCGGGGGGAAGGTTGGTGTTGCTGCGCGTGGCCAGCACGAACTGTCCCGCCTCCGGCATCACCAGCAGCGCCGCCGCGGACTCGCGCGGGTTGAGGCAGAACACCGGCACAGGGGCCGGACGCGTCTCTTCCGAGAGCACATCCGGGCCGGGCAGCTCCTGGCGCATGACGACGCTCGCCGTGCAGGTGACTCCGGCGGGCGGCGTCTGCAGCGCGTAGTACAGCACGCTGGGGGCGCCCTCCCCCGCCGGCGCGCGTGCGGCGAAGGCCGTGACGAGGCCGCCCGTGCGCAGGCGGGCCACCTCCACGAGGCGCGCTCTATCCGCGGCCACCACGGAGATCTCCTGGGAGCCGGAGCTGCGCGCGTAGACGTACGGGCCCGCTACGTCGGCGGTGCCGGCGCCGGGGGCTCCGTCGGCGAGGACGACGTAGCTCACGTCGTGGGTGAGTGCGTCCGGCCGCTCCAGCACGGGGACGGACAGCGCCTGCAGCGGGTTGGGCGCGGCGATGAAGTCGCGCGGGACCTTGCTCAGGTCCAGCACCCGCAGGTCGTCGTCGTCCGAGGACGTCACGAAGATGAGGTCGTTGGAGAGGACCAGGTCATACGTGCCCGACAGGCCGGCGATGCCGGTGGTGACGTTGGAGTCGGAGCAGGCGCCGGAAAGCCCGGCGCAGGCGAGGAGGACGGCAAGGGTACCGCCAGGGACGAGAGCGCTGCGCTTCAAGGGGAGGTCTCCTGGCACACGCTGGTGCCCTGGCGCGGGTCGCGCAGCTGGCGCGGGCCGATCCGCGCCACCATCCGTGCGTCCTGCGGCCGGTCGAGGTCGGGAATGTCGATGACGGCGACGCGGCCGTCGCCGAAGGTGCTCGCGAAGAGGCGCGCCGAGTTGCCGCGCACGTCCGCCGCCAGGCCGAAGGGCTGGGCGGGCTGGCTCGGGTCCTGCTCTCCCACCAGCACCTGGGCGACGAGCTGGCCCACCTCTTCGTCGAAGAGGGCGACGGCCTCGTCACCACTGCCCGTCACCGCGACGATGTTGCCGCGGCCCACGGTACGGGGAATGACCTCCACCTCGGAGGAGCCCTCGGGGAGGGGCACCGCGGTGACGACGTGAAGCGTCGGGAGGTCCTGGAGCGCGTTCTCCACGTCCATCACCAGCAGGGTGTCCGGCCCGCGCGCCAGCAGGTAGACGCGCTCGCGGTTCGGGTCCAGCACCGTGGGGTTCGCCACGGAGGGGCGCTGCACGACGGCGACACCGCGCGCCTCGCGCACGGAGTAGACCAGCTCCACGTCGCTCTCCAGCACGCGGTCCGTCGAGTTCCGGTCCACCAGCCGCAGGATGAAGCGCGCGGCCAGCGCCCCGAGCTGGGTGGACGAGGAGTTGCGTCCGGAGACGTACACGTACCGGCCGCCGAGGGCCGCGGAGTTCGCGGCGCCGGACAGCCGGCCGTTGGTGCCCAGCGGCGAGAAGTTGCCCACGCCCAGTGCGTCCCGGTTGGGGTCCGCCGCGGGGAGGTCGACCAGGTACGACTGGAACTCGGCCTCCCGGCCCGACTCCTCCGGCCCCACAATCTCCGAGTGGGTCACCCAGACGCGGGAGTCCGGGTTGGTGCGCTCCACGGTGACGCCCACCGGGCCCGGCGCCGACGGGATTCCGGCCGTGGCGCCCGGCACGTCGAGGAGCGACAGCGCGCCGTCGCGGCAGTCGCGTCCGCTGCCGCCCTGTACGCACGTCAGGCTGAGGCCGTCCGCCCCCACGTCGACGGCGTGCAGGAAGCTGCCCTCGGCGCGGGTCGGGACGAACAGGCGCGGGCTGCGGCCGGGCGGGAGCCAGAGGGCCATCTCGCCCGCGAAGCTGTCGATCTGCACGTTCGCCGACGCGCCGACGCCCAGGTCCACGAGGAGCGTCGCGCGGTCCTCTTCGACCGAGCGGGTGAAGGGCGCGCCGAACGGGCGGAGCCCCAGCGCATCCAGGTCCAGCGCGGACACCGCGCCGGAGTCGTAGCACTTGTCGAAGTTGGCGCTCGCCACGTAGAGGTACCCGTTGGTGGACGGGCCTCCGTCGGGATGCCAGAAGGCGAGGCCACTCGGGTAGACGAGGCGGGTGGACGGCGGAGGCCGCGGCTCGGGCGTGGTATCGCACGACACGAGCAGCAGCGCGGCGGTGAGGAGATGGGCGCGCATCAGAGGGGGGCGGAGTGTAGGAAGGGGCCTCCCCCCGGGCAACCGGAAACGGGGCCCGTCATTCCCGGGCGCCCGACAGCGGACGTCACGGCACCCCCAGGGGCCCGCGACGTCCCTGGAAGTCATACCTCTCCCTCCGGAGGCCTGCTTCATCCCCCGGAGGGCAACCAACCGTGCGCGGTGGCGCTCAGGCCGCCGCGGACGCCTCAGCCTGGATCTTCGAGAAGTCGGCCACCTGGTTGAACAGGGCGCCAATCTCCGTGAGGAGCCGGATGCGGTTCTCACGCAATTCCTTGTCCTCGGCCATCACCATCACCTTGTCGAAGAAGGTGTCTACGGCGGGCTTGAGGCCGGTGATTTCGCGAAGGGCGCCGGCGAAGTCGTCCGCCTGCACCAGCCCCGTCACCGTGTTGCGAGCCTGGGTGAAGGCGGTGTGCAGGTGGCGCTCCGGCTCGTCCACCAGCTTCTGCGGGTTGATCTGCCCGCCCTTCACGTCCTTGCCCTGCTTCTCCACGATGTTGGCCACGCGCTTGAAGGCCACGGCCAGGGGCTGGAAGTCCGCGCGGCCGACGATGAGGCTCAGGGCCTCCAGCCGCTTCTGCGCGGCCACGAGGTCGTCGAAGCCGGCGGCCAGCACCGCCTCCACCACGTCCGTGCGGTACTGGTCCGCCCACAGCGCCTTGAGGCGGCCGCGGAAGAACTCCAGCACCTGCTCGCGCGGGGCGGGCTCGCCGGCCTTGCGCTTGACGTTGGTGAGCTTCGGGGCGAGCAGCCGCAGCGCCTCGTCCACGGCGGCGGCGAGGCTGAAGCGGTAGCCGCGGCCCAGCACCAGCCGGATGATGGCGATGCACGCGCGCCGCAGGGCGAACGGGTCCGCCGCGCCGGAGGGCGCCTTGCCGATGGCGAAGATGCCCGTCAGCGAGTCGAGCCGGTCCGCGATGCCGATGAGCGCGCCCGCGTCCTGCGTGGGCAGCGCGTCCTCGGCGCCGCGCGGCAGGTAGTGCTCGTAGATGGCCTGCGCCACCGCCTCCGGCTCGCCGCTGGCGCGCGCGTACTCGCGGCCCATGACGCCCTGGAGCTCGGGGAACTCACCCACCATGCCGGTGACGAGGTCCGCCTTGGCCAGCGTGGCGGCGCGCTCAATCGTGGCCGACTCCCCTGCCCTGCCGGTGTTCTGCGCCAGCCACATGCCGAGCGAGCGGAAGCGCTCCACCTTCTCCAGATAGGTGCCGAGCTGGTTCTGCCACACCACGCGGCCCAGCTTCTCCACGCGGTCCTGCAGCGGCGTCTTGCGGTCCTCGTCGAAGAAGAATCGGCCGTCCGCGAGGCGCGAGGCCAGCACGCGCTGGTAGCCGCGCAGGCTGAGCTGCTCGTCGCGCACCGGCGTGTTGGACACGGCGATGAACTTCGGCAGCAGCTTGCCGCCCGCGTCCACCAGCGAGAAGTAGCGCTGGTGGCTCTTCATCTCCTGCACCAGCACCTCGGGGGGCAGGTCCAGGTGGCGCGCCTCGAAGCTGCCCACCACGGGGTTGGGCTGCTCCACCAGGTTCGTCACCTGGTCCACGAGCGACGCGTCCTCCAGCAGCTGACCACCGGCCTTCTTCGCCGCCGCGCCGAGCTTCTCCACCAGTTGCGCGCGGCGCTTCGCCACGTCCGCCACCACGTGCGCCTTCTCCAGCGCCCCCTCGTAGTCCGCGGGCGCCTTCAGCTCGATGGGCCCGCCCGAGAGGAAGCGGTGGCCGTACGTGGTGCGGCCGCTCTTCACGTCGCCGAAGATGACAGGCAGCACGTCGCCGCCCAGCAGCGCCACCAGCCACTGCACCGGGCGCGCGAAGGACTGGTCCACGTCACCCCAGCGCATGGACTTCTTGAAGTTGATGGAGTGCACCGCCGTGTGCAGCGCCTCCTGGAGGATGTCCGCCGCGGGGCGGCCCTTCTCCTCCACGCGCGCGGACAGGTACTCGCCCTTGGGCGTCGTGGCGCGGCCCAGCTTGTCGACCGACAGCTTGAGGCTCTCGGCGAACTTCTCCGCCGCCTTGGTGGGGTTGCCCTGCGCGTCGAAGGCCGCCTTGGCGCTGGGCCCCAGCACCTCCTTCACGATGTCCTCGCCCGCGTCCGCCACACCCTTCACCCACACCGCCAGGCGCCGCGGGGTGCCGAAGACGCGGACCTCGCCGTGCTTCAGCCGGGCCTCGGCCATGCGCTCGGTGAGCACCCGCTGGAGGTCCTCCAACGCCGGACCGATGAACGACGCCGGAATCTCCTCGGCGCCCACTTCCAGCAGCAGGTCACGCGCCACGGGCCACCTCCGCCTTCTCCTTCTTCTCCACGGGCTTGTTGAGCTGCACCGTCTTCCAGTAGTCGCTCGCCGGCTTGCCCTCGAGCACGGGGGGCTGCTCACCCACCGTCCACGGCGTCTTCAAGAGCGGGTAGCCCAGCCGCTCGCGCATCTGGAGGTAGCCCTCCGCGCACAGGCGCGCGTTGTCGCGCACGCGCTTGATGAAGTTGGCGCGCTCGGTGACGGAGATGGCGCCGCGCGCGTCCAGCAGGTTGAAGGCGTGCGAGCACTTCAGCGCGTAGTCATACGCGGGCAGCGGCAACTGACGCTCGATGAGCCGCTTGCATTCCTTCTCGTACGCGTCGAACAGCGCGAAGAGCATCTGCGGGTCCGACTCGTGGAGCGCGTACTTGCTCATCTCCACCTCGTTGGGGTGGAAGACCTCGCGGTACTTCACGCCCTTGACCCACTCGAGGTCGAAGACGTTCTCCACGCTCTGCAGATACGTGCAGAGCCGCTCCAGGCCGTACGTCAGCTCCGCCGCCACGGGCTTGCAGTCGAAGCCGCCGCACTGCTGGAAGTAGGTGAACTGGGTGACTTCCTGCCCGTCACACCAGACCTCCCAGCCCAGCCCCCAGGCGCCGAGCGTGGGCGACTCCCAGTCGTCCTCCACGAAGCGCAGGTCGTGCTCCATCGGGTCGATGCCAATCTTGCGCAGCGACTCCAGGTACAGTGCCTGCACATTCTTGGGCGCGGGCTTGAGGATGACCTGGAACTGGTGGTGCTGGAACAGGCGGTTGGGGTTCTCTCCGAAGCGACCGTCCGCGGGGCGCCGGGAGGGCTGCACGTAGGCCACGTTCCAGGGCTCCGGACCGAGCGCGCGGAGGAAGGTGGTGGGGGCCATGGTGCCCGCGCCGACCTCGAGGTCGTAGGGCTGGGCGATGATGCAGCCCTGGTCGGCCCAGTGCTTCTGCAGCGTCAGGATGAGGTCTTGAAAATACATGACTGGCGGATCCTTCTCGCAGTGCGTCGAAGGAGAAACGCGCGGACCCTAGTGAGGGGGGTCCAGAGCGTCAAGGACGCGGTCACTCCTTGTACAGAGGGAGGTCCGCCAGTCGAATCTGAATCTTCGTCACCTCGCCCGGCTTGACGGGCGCGGACAGGAGCCTGCTCGCAGCCTCCGCGTCCGTGGGGTCGACCACGCGCAGGCGGTAGGTGCCCACCGGCAGCGGCATCTTCTGCAACGGTGTGGTGCCCAACTGGGTGGCCCCGTCGAACACCGCGGCGCGAGGCACCGTCTGGAGGGTGAGCCACCCGAGCCCCGCCTTCGCGGCCCCCTTGGGCGTACTGGTGTCCAGCACCTCACCCACGTCGTCCGGATTCTGCGTCACCGTGGTGACGGGCTCAGGGGCAGCCGCCTCCGCCGGGGTGCGCGCGCGCTTCACCGTCCTGCCCGTGTCGGTGCCCGAGGGCTCTCGCGAAGCGGTGGCTCCGTCCTTCGCCTTGCGGCCGGGCGAGGACCGCGTCGCCTTGGAGTCAGGACGGGTCCCCTGCCCTTCTTCGCTGGGGGCGGGGGCCTCGGTGTCCGCGGCCACGGCGGGCTCGGTGGCCGGCGGGGTCTCCTCCACGCCGCGCGGGAAGCCCGGCGGAGGACCTGCCTTCTGGGGCGGAGGCCAGGCCCCGCTGGCGGCGGGGTCCACCGGTGGCGCGGGGTCCAGCTCCGCCTTCACCCAGGCCTTCGCGGACTCATAGGCGGGGACGAACTGCGCGCGGACCATGGGCAGCGTCGCGAGCCAGCCCAGGCCGCCCAGCAGCGCGAGCAGGAACAGCCGGCCCACCCAGCGCGACGCAGGGCGCGCGGCCGGCGTCTCCATGGGCGTGTCGGAGCGCGGGGCCGCACGCGCCGCCGGGCGTGCACCCGGGCGCGGAGGCCGCGTGCGGAAGCGCTGCGTCGCCAGATCACTGGGCTCGTCGAAGGTCTCCGCGGCCTCGGCCTCGGGCGCCTCCTGGCGGGGCGCGGGGCGGGGCCGGGGCGTGCGCGTGATGGGCGCCGCGTCCTGCGCGGGCCGGGGCGGGCGCGGGGTGGGCGCGGCGGCCTCCGTGGGGCGCCGCTGGGGCACCGGCTTGGGGCCACTGCCACTGCTGGCGGGGGCGACGCGCGTGGCTGCCGCCTCGGTGGGACGGCGCTGGGGCACCGGCTTGGGCCCACTGCCAGCACGGGTGGGGGTGGCGCTCTCCGTGGGGACGGAGGGCGCGAGGCGCGTCCGCTTCGCCGGCACCTGCGCGGTGGGCGCGCTGTCCCCGCCGCCGTCGTCCTGCTGGAGGGCGCCGGCCACCTCGCTGACGCGCGCGTCCTCCGCGCTGCTGGCGAGCTCCAGGAGCGTGCGCGTCTTCTGCCGCTTGTCCGCGAACAGGTCACCCATCACCGCGGTGATGCCGTCCTCGTCGAACAACTCCGAGCCGAGCGCCGCCTCGATGGCGCGCGACATCTCCCGGCCGCTGGTGAAGCGCTGGGACGCGTCGCGCGACAGGGCGCGCAGCGCCACGGCCTCCAGGGCCTCGGGCACGTCCGGGTTGATGGAGCGGGGTGCCGGAATGTCGCTCTCGACAATCTGCAGCATCACCGCGGCCTCGTGCGGGCCGTTGAACAGCCGCTGGCCGCAGAGCAGCTCGTGCAGCATGACGCCCACGGAGAACAGGTCGCTGCGGCCGTCCAGGGGCGCGCCGCGCACCTGCTCCGGGGACATGTAGCCGCTGGTCCCCTTCACCGTGCCCACCTGCGTGCGGCCCAGCCGCCCGCGCGCCTTGGCGATGCCGAAGTCGATCACCTTCACGACGCCGTCGTAGGTGAGCATCACGTTCTTCGGGGACACGTCGCGGTGCACCACCACCGCGGGCCGGCCCGACGGATCCGTGAAGTGGTGCGCGTAGTGCAGGCCCAGGCAGGCATCCCGGATGACGCGCCCGATGAAGCCCATGGGCAGCGCGTAGCCCTGCCGCGCGGTGGCCTTCACCACCTGCTCGAGGTTCTGCCCTGGCAGGAACTCCATGGCGAGGTACAGCTCACCGCCCTCCTCGCCCAGGTCGAACACCTGCCCGATGTTCG contains these protein-coding regions:
- the glyS gene encoding glycine--tRNA ligase subunit beta encodes the protein MARDLLLEVGAEEIPASFIGPALEDLQRVLTERMAEARLKHGEVRVFGTPRRLAVWVKGVADAGEDIVKEVLGPSAKAAFDAQGNPTKAAEKFAESLKLSVDKLGRATTPKGEYLSARVEEKGRPAADILQEALHTAVHSINFKKSMRWGDVDQSFARPVQWLVALLGGDVLPVIFGDVKSGRTTYGHRFLSGGPIELKAPADYEGALEKAHVVADVAKRRAQLVEKLGAAAKKAGGQLLEDASLVDQVTNLVEQPNPVVGSFEARHLDLPPEVLVQEMKSHQRYFSLVDAGGKLLPKFIAVSNTPVRDEQLSLRGYQRVLASRLADGRFFFDEDRKTPLQDRVEKLGRVVWQNQLGTYLEKVERFRSLGMWLAQNTGRAGESATIERAATLAKADLVTGMVGEFPELQGVMGREYARASGEPEAVAQAIYEHYLPRGAEDALPTQDAGALIGIADRLDSLTGIFAIGKAPSGAADPFALRRACIAIIRLVLGRGYRFSLAAAVDEALRLLAPKLTNVKRKAGEPAPREQVLEFFRGRLKALWADQYRTDVVEAVLAAGFDDLVAAQKRLEALSLIVGRADFQPLAVAFKRVANIVEKQGKDVKGGQINPQKLVDEPERHLHTAFTQARNTVTGLVQADDFAGALREITGLKPAVDTFFDKVMVMAEDKELRENRIRLLTEIGALFNQVADFSKIQAEASAAA
- a CDS encoding protein kinase domain-containing protein produces the protein MAMLGGAGEDPDRGRRIGKYEILTRLSMGGMAELFLAFTSGPGGFRKFVAVKQILPDIKKDEQFVKMFLDEARITAAFSHANIGQVFDLGEEGGELYLAMEFLPGQNLEQVVKATARQGYALPMGFIGRVIRDACLGLHYAHHFTDPSGRPAVVVHRDVSPKNVMLTYDGVVKVIDFGIAKARGRLGRTQVGTVKGTSGYMSPEQVRGAPLDGRSDLFSVGVMLHELLCGQRLFNGPHEAAVMLQIVESDIPAPRSINPDVPEALEAVALRALSRDASQRFTSGREMSRAIEAALGSELFDEDGITAVMGDLFADKRQKTRTLLELASSAEDARVSEVAGALQQDDGGGDSAPTAQVPAKRTRLAPSVPTESATPTRAGSGPKPVPQRRPTEAAATRVAPASSGSGPKPVPQRRPTEAAAPTPRPPRPAQDAAPITRTPRPRPAPRQEAPEAEAAETFDEPSDLATQRFRTRPPRPGARPAARAAPRSDTPMETPAARPASRWVGRLFLLALLGGLGWLATLPMVRAQFVPAYESAKAWVKAELDPAPPVDPAASGAWPPPQKAGPPPGFPRGVEETPPATEPAVAADTEAPAPSEEGQGTRPDSKATRSSPGRKAKDGATASREPSGTDTGRTVKRARTPAEAAAPEPVTTVTQNPDDVGEVLDTSTPKGAAKAGLGWLTLQTVPRAAVFDGATQLGTTPLQKMPLPVGTYRLRVVDPTDAEAASRLLSAPVKPGEVTKIQIRLADLPLYKE
- the glyQ gene encoding glycine--tRNA ligase subunit alpha, producing the protein MYFQDLILTLQKHWADQGCIIAQPYDLEVGAGTMAPTTFLRALGPEPWNVAYVQPSRRPADGRFGENPNRLFQHHQFQVILKPAPKNVQALYLESLRKIGIDPMEHDLRFVEDDWESPTLGAWGLGWEVWCDGQEVTQFTYFQQCGGFDCKPVAAELTYGLERLCTYLQSVENVFDLEWVKGVKYREVFHPNEVEMSKYALHESDPQMLFALFDAYEKECKRLIERQLPLPAYDYALKCSHAFNLLDARGAISVTERANFIKRVRDNARLCAEGYLQMRERLGYPLLKTPWTVGEQPPVLEGKPASDYWKTVQLNKPVEKKEKAEVARGA
- a CDS encoding YncE family protein, producing MRAHLLTAALLLVSCDTTPEPRPPPSTRLVYPSGLAFWHPDGGPSTNGYLYVASANFDKCYDSGAVSALDLDALGLRPFGAPFTRSVEEDRATLLVDLGVGASANVQIDSFAGEMALWLPPGRSPRLFVPTRAEGSFLHAVDVGADGLSLTCVQGGSGRDCRDGALSLLDVPGATAGIPSAPGPVGVTVERTNPDSRVWVTHSEIVGPEESGREAEFQSYLVDLPAADPNRDALGVGNFSPLGTNGRLSGAANSAALGGRYVYVSGRNSSSTQLGALAARFILRLVDRNSTDRVLESDVELVYSVREARGVAVVQRPSVANPTVLDPNRERVYLLARGPDTLLVMDVENALQDLPTLHVVTAVPLPEGSSEVEVIPRTVGRGNIVAVTGSGDEAVALFDEEVGQLVAQVLVGEQDPSQPAQPFGLAADVRGNSARLFASTFGDGRVAVIDIPDLDRPQDARMVARIGPRQLRDPRQGTSVCQETSP